TTAAGCTCAACACCCCAGTAACCAGCTACATGGCCCTCGCCCCATCCCATTGTTAGTGGCGACTTGGCTGCAACAACCCATCTGCTACTACCATATACTGGTGTTCCAGTTAGTGCACCAGTCATGAAAACCAATGGGTTTTGGGGGCTAAACGGATCTATTCTCGGATCCTCTATCTCCTCAACCACAATTTTTGTTGCTAAGCCTATGCCACCAACAAACAACTCTATGTCTTGTTTGCTAAGATTCTTAATCTCTACCTTCTCCCTGGACAAGTCAATATATGCAATTTTTCCAGCATAGCCGTAGAGCTCCTGAGACAGTTTATAATCACCCAAGTCTGTAGAGCTTGTAATATAGCTCAACTTCTCTTTCGGGTATAACAGGAGGCTCTTTTCCAAGGGCCATAGCAACAAATTGTGCTGTTGCAACTTCTTCAAGGGTTTCAGCAACTGCTTCAGCATCATATAAGTTAGAGCCTAGAGCCACAATGCCATGGTTTTGAAGAATAAGAGCTCTAGCACCTGTTGAGGCTTTTTCAGCAACAAGCTTAGCTAATTGATCTGTTCCTGGAAAGGCGAAGGGAACAACCTCAACTTTTCTAAGAACCATAACAGCCTCAACAGTAATTGGCTTTAATCCAACACCAGCTAGTGCAAGACCCAATGTGAATGGGTTGTGTGCATGGACAATGGCATTGACATCGGGTCTAACTCTATAGATTGCAGCGTGAAGAGGTGTTTCAATTGATGGTCTGCCAAAACCCTCAATAATGTTGCCATCCAAATCAACTTTTATCAAATCATCTGGTGTTAGCTCACCTTTGAAAATACCACTTGGAGTAATCCAAAACTCGTTAGAACCAGGAAGCCTAGCACTAACATTACCACCCAAAGCAGATACAAGACCTCTTTCAAATAAGTGTCTCATAACCTTGCAAATATCGTTTTTCAATTGCTCCTCAGACAACTCAATACCTTCACTCATACTTTCAACACCTAGTAAACACTTTTATCGCTGAGCTTATAAACCTAGGTTCAGAGAATTAGATAATGTGGTGAAGAACTGTGTTAAGGTTGAAGGTTAAGCTTCTACCACCATTCACATACGACATGAACACACATGAGCTTATTCTAGAGGTTTCTGAATCAACAACAATACTAG
The window above is part of the Ignisphaera cupida genome. Proteins encoded here:
- a CDS encoding class II aldolase/adducin family protein, producing MSEGIELSEEQLKNDICKVMRHLFERGLVSALGGNVSARLPGSNEFWITPSGIFKGELTPDDLIKVDLDGNIIEGFGRPSIETPLHAAIYRVRPDVNAIVHAHNPFTLGLALAGVGLKPITVEAVMVLRKVEVVPFAFPGTDQLAKLVAEKASTGARALILQNHGIVALGSNLYDAEAVAETLEEVATAQFVAMALGKEPPVIPEREVELYYKLYRLG